A portion of the Mycobacterium paraseoulense genome contains these proteins:
- a CDS encoding substrate-binding domain-containing protein, whose product MPQPLELTYGGELYDRTLRLYTGQVRPEGVRLRYLHTRIEDLFWRQGRFAEFDVAEYSMGAYLSTLKAPDPPFIAIPVFVSRAFRHASVYLNADAGISAVNDLGNRTIGTPEWSMTASLWMRGILTEHYGVELTSIHWRTGGLEQPGRQEKSPVTPPDGFDVTRIGDMETLTDQLLCGDIDALITARTPSAFLRCDPRITRLWPDFRSAERAYFKATAIIPIMHVVVVKRELVAAHPWLANNLVDAFEAARRPVQRELLDTAVSTSSLIWESAYAQDEAAVFGDPFRNGVAENAATLDALLTYAHHQGFTDRVLAYDEVFVPSTVSSARV is encoded by the coding sequence ATGCCACAACCGCTCGAACTGACCTACGGTGGAGAGCTCTACGACCGCACCCTGCGTCTCTACACCGGCCAGGTGCGTCCCGAAGGGGTGCGCCTGCGGTATCTGCATACGCGCATCGAGGACTTGTTCTGGCGGCAGGGACGGTTCGCCGAATTCGACGTCGCGGAATACTCGATGGGCGCATACCTGTCGACGTTGAAGGCTCCCGACCCGCCCTTCATCGCCATTCCGGTGTTCGTATCCCGCGCCTTTCGGCACGCCTCGGTGTACCTCAACGCGGACGCCGGCATATCCGCAGTCAACGACCTGGGGAACCGGACCATCGGCACCCCGGAGTGGAGTATGACGGCGTCACTGTGGATGCGTGGCATCCTGACCGAGCACTATGGCGTGGAGCTGACCTCGATCCATTGGCGGACAGGAGGTTTGGAGCAGCCGGGCCGACAGGAGAAGTCGCCGGTCACACCACCCGACGGTTTCGATGTCACCCGCATAGGTGACATGGAGACGCTGACCGACCAACTGCTGTGTGGCGACATCGACGCATTGATCACCGCGCGTACGCCGTCGGCTTTCTTGCGGTGCGATCCGCGGATCACCCGACTATGGCCGGATTTTCGCAGTGCGGAACGTGCGTACTTCAAAGCCACAGCGATCATTCCGATCATGCACGTGGTGGTGGTGAAACGCGAACTCGTCGCGGCACATCCCTGGTTGGCGAACAACTTGGTCGACGCGTTCGAGGCGGCACGCAGACCCGTCCAGCGCGAGCTGCTCGACACGGCGGTGTCCACGAGTTCCCTGATCTGGGAGTCGGCGTACGCGCAGGATGAAGCCGCGGTCTTCGGGGACCCGTTCCGCAACGGTGTGGCCGAGAATGCTGCCACGCTGGATGCGCTGCTGACCTATGCCCATCACCAAGGCTTCACCGACCGGGTGCTCGCCTATGACGAGGTGTTCGTCCCGTCGACGGTGAGCTCAGCGCGGGTGTGA
- a CDS encoding NAD(P)/FAD-dependent oxidoreductase yields MEPSSTAVIVGSSVAGVRTARALRSQGFSGRILIIGEEAELPYDKPPLSKQFLTGVWDEDRVRLLTADAAQTAGIELRLGSPAIRLDIASRTVLLADGSSVPYDVLVIATGAHARPAPWPVESGVHVVRTLDDSRRLARDLHSMSGPVVVVGGGFIGAEVAATARATGRDVTIVDPLHAPIGRIVGDELGVMFTDLHHRHGVRTRFGDGVEAVDGVAGALRVTLTNGKVLPAATVIVGIGAVPNDSWLASSGLLIDNGVVCDQFCRAVDDGRVFAVGDVTRWHHLRHGEDVRVEHWTNAADQAACVAHNIVHPDHLRPYTPTEYVWSDQYDWKIQIAGRPARAALLKIIGGLGCEKPRAAAVFGDKSGILRGAVTVNWPKALLMCRTMVGSEATAAAAVEQLELLPLTTAAAPSST; encoded by the coding sequence ATGGAACCCAGCTCGACTGCCGTCATTGTCGGATCGTCGGTCGCCGGGGTGCGCACCGCCCGCGCCCTGCGATCTCAGGGTTTTAGCGGCCGCATCTTGATAATCGGCGAGGAAGCCGAACTGCCCTACGACAAGCCACCGCTGTCCAAGCAGTTCCTCACCGGTGTGTGGGACGAGGACAGGGTGAGACTCCTGACCGCCGACGCCGCACAAACCGCCGGCATCGAGCTGCGGCTCGGCAGCCCAGCGATACGCCTCGACATCGCAAGCCGCACAGTGCTTCTTGCCGACGGTTCCTCCGTTCCGTATGACGTCCTGGTTATCGCCACCGGCGCACACGCACGACCGGCGCCATGGCCGGTGGAGTCCGGTGTGCACGTCGTCCGCACGCTCGACGACAGCCGGCGGCTCGCCCGCGACCTGCACTCGATGTCCGGCCCGGTAGTGGTCGTCGGAGGCGGATTCATCGGCGCGGAAGTCGCCGCGACCGCGCGCGCGACGGGCCGCGACGTGACGATCGTCGACCCGCTCCACGCACCGATCGGCCGCATCGTGGGCGACGAGCTCGGGGTGATGTTCACCGATCTTCACCATCGTCATGGCGTGCGGACGCGGTTCGGCGACGGTGTCGAAGCCGTCGACGGCGTCGCCGGGGCGCTGCGGGTCACGTTGACCAACGGCAAGGTGTTACCGGCCGCAACGGTGATCGTCGGGATCGGCGCGGTACCCAACGACTCCTGGCTGGCGTCGTCGGGGCTTCTGATCGACAACGGCGTGGTATGCGACCAATTCTGCCGCGCAGTCGATGACGGTCGCGTCTTCGCCGTCGGCGACGTGACTCGCTGGCATCACCTTCGGCACGGCGAAGACGTCCGGGTCGAGCATTGGACAAACGCGGCCGACCAGGCCGCATGCGTTGCGCACAACATCGTCCACCCCGACCACCTGCGGCCTTACACACCGACCGAGTACGTCTGGAGCGATCAGTACGACTGGAAGATTCAGATCGCCGGGCGGCCCGCCCGGGCGGCGCTGCTGAAAATCATCGGCGGCCTGGGTTGCGAGAAGCCCCGCGCCGCAGCAGTGTTCGGCGATAAGTCGGGCATTCTGCGAGGCGCGGTAACGGTCAACTGGCCCAAAGCACTTTTGATGTGCCGCACGATGGTCGGCTCCGAGGCAACCGCCGCAGCGGCGGTGGAGCAGCTCGAGCTGTTGCCGCTCACGACCGCCGCGGCGCCCTCCTCGACTTAG
- the hcaB gene encoding 3-(cis-5,6-dihydroxycyclohexa-1,3-dien-1-yl)propanoate dehydrogenase — protein sequence MTGWLEGRSALVVGAGSGIGRAVVDAFLAEGACVAVLERDPEKCATLSSELPDVVVTTGDAATRVANERAVAAAANAFGGLDILVNCVGIFDFYRSIEDLDANLIDDAFDEMFRTNVKSHLHSVKAALPQLHRSAHPVVVLTESTSSYYPGRGGVLYVASKFAVRGMVIALAHDLAPDIRVNAVAPGGTVGTDLRGMASLGSTQRSVPDTPARRAELAERVPLCVALSAEDHAWGYVFLASDRARGLTGEVVHSDGGMRVAAAPRKRQ from the coding sequence ATGACCGGTTGGCTCGAGGGCCGATCCGCGCTCGTCGTCGGCGCCGGATCCGGGATCGGACGGGCCGTTGTGGACGCGTTCCTGGCCGAGGGCGCGTGCGTCGCGGTCCTCGAGCGTGACCCGGAGAAGTGCGCCACCTTGTCGTCGGAGCTTCCCGACGTGGTCGTGACCACAGGCGACGCGGCCACCCGAGTCGCCAACGAACGCGCGGTTGCCGCCGCGGCGAACGCGTTCGGCGGCCTCGACATCCTCGTCAATTGCGTTGGCATCTTCGACTTCTACCGCAGCATCGAGGACCTCGACGCCAATCTCATCGACGACGCGTTCGACGAGATGTTCCGCACCAATGTCAAGAGCCACCTCCATTCGGTCAAAGCCGCGCTGCCGCAGTTACATCGCTCCGCGCACCCGGTCGTGGTTCTCACTGAATCCACCTCCTCCTACTATCCCGGTCGCGGTGGCGTCCTTTACGTCGCATCGAAATTCGCCGTCCGTGGAATGGTGATAGCGCTGGCACATGACTTGGCGCCCGACATCCGTGTCAACGCCGTCGCCCCCGGCGGGACCGTGGGCACCGATCTGCGCGGTATGGCGAGTCTCGGATCAACCCAACGCAGTGTGCCCGACACGCCGGCTCGTCGTGCAGAACTGGCGGAGCGGGTGCCACTTTGCGTCGCGCTGTCCGCGGAGGACCACGCCTGGGGTTACGTCTTTCTCGCATCCGACCGGGCGCGCGGCCTCACCGGCGAGGTCGTGCACTCCGATGGCGGAATGCGTGTCGCCGCAGCACCGAGGAAGCGGCAATGA
- a CDS encoding 3-phenylpropionate/cinnamic acid dioxygenase subunit beta, with translation MTTDTSHSGASRLGATAPRTARMGNSLRFDDDRHLEAHRWLVDETYLLDAQAYTEWLDLLADDIHYLMPVRVTTALHAGYDTSPGMAHFDEDKYSLSRRVARFLTEHAWTEDPPSRLRHHLSNVRSFATADPDCLVVDSALLLFRSRGDVREGAFLSAGREDLLRREEGRWKLARRTILVDESVIRMQNLAIFL, from the coding sequence ATGACAACCGACACAAGCCATTCGGGTGCCTCGCGCCTCGGCGCGACAGCGCCGCGGACCGCCCGCATGGGTAACAGTCTGCGCTTCGACGACGACCGCCACCTCGAGGCGCACCGCTGGCTCGTCGACGAGACCTACCTACTCGACGCGCAGGCCTACACCGAATGGCTTGACCTGCTTGCCGACGACATTCACTACCTGATGCCGGTGCGGGTGACCACAGCGCTGCACGCCGGATACGACACCAGCCCCGGCATGGCACATTTCGACGAGGACAAATACTCGTTGTCCCGCAGGGTCGCCCGGTTCCTGACCGAACACGCATGGACGGAGGATCCGCCGTCGCGGTTGCGGCATCACCTGTCGAATGTGCGCAGCTTTGCCACCGCGGACCCGGACTGCCTCGTGGTCGACTCGGCGCTGCTGCTGTTCCGCAGCCGGGGTGACGTCCGGGAAGGAGCATTCCTGTCCGCGGGCCGCGAGGACCTGCTCCGCCGAGAGGAAGGCCGGTGGAAGCTGGCCCGCCGCACCATCCTGGTCGACGAGTCGGTGATCCGGATGCAGAACTTGGCGATCTTCCTATGA
- a CDS encoding aromatic ring-hydroxylating dioxygenase subunit alpha, whose amino-acid sequence MTQLRSVLDDVRRGMIPAHIYNDRAIFELEKERLFSRAWIFVGHESEIAQPGDYVVRRVLNDSFIVVRDEEGGVQAHFNMCLHRGMQVCRAEMGNASHFRCPYHGWSYRNDGRIVGLPFHKEAYGGEAGFKRKGERLLPAPNLGIYNGLIFINLAKDAPPLDDYLGDFRFYLDFYTKQSGSGIELHGPQRWRIKANWKIAAENFAGDMYHTPHTHTSVVEIGLFREPSAQKRKEGVIYWAGSGGGTTYKLPDGSLCERLRYVGYTDEMIGRMKSSWSAAQLDVIGRDGHMFSAASLYPNLALVHNWPKVADSDDVLPFITLRQWQPIAEDETEILSWFAVDAQAPEEFKALSYKAYLMCFGSTGMFEQDDVENWVSLTNTAAGSMARRLLLNSRMGLLDDGTELTAPLSRECFSGPGIARKGYSEFNQREFLRRWADDLESGGRS is encoded by the coding sequence ATGACACAGTTGCGCAGCGTGCTCGACGATGTGCGGCGCGGAATGATTCCGGCGCACATCTACAACGACCGCGCGATTTTCGAACTTGAAAAAGAGCGACTCTTCAGCCGGGCATGGATCTTCGTCGGTCACGAATCCGAGATTGCCCAGCCCGGTGACTATGTCGTGCGCCGCGTGCTCAACGACTCGTTCATCGTCGTCCGTGACGAAGAAGGAGGTGTGCAAGCGCACTTCAACATGTGCTTGCACCGCGGCATGCAGGTTTGCCGCGCCGAAATGGGTAACGCCTCGCATTTCCGGTGCCCCTACCACGGCTGGTCCTACCGCAACGACGGGAGGATCGTTGGGCTACCGTTCCACAAGGAAGCCTATGGTGGCGAAGCCGGGTTCAAGCGCAAGGGGGAGCGACTGCTGCCGGCGCCCAACCTCGGCATCTACAACGGGCTGATCTTCATCAACCTAGCCAAAGATGCACCGCCGCTTGATGACTACCTCGGCGACTTCCGGTTCTATTTGGACTTCTATACCAAGCAGAGCGGCAGTGGGATCGAACTTCATGGCCCGCAGCGTTGGCGCATCAAGGCGAATTGGAAGATCGCTGCTGAGAATTTTGCCGGCGACATGTACCACACGCCACACACGCACACCTCGGTCGTCGAGATCGGTCTGTTCCGTGAGCCCAGTGCCCAGAAGCGCAAGGAAGGAGTGATCTACTGGGCGGGCAGTGGCGGGGGCACCACCTATAAACTCCCTGACGGATCCCTGTGTGAGCGGCTGCGTTACGTCGGCTATACCGACGAGATGATCGGTCGGATGAAAAGCTCGTGGTCAGCCGCTCAACTCGATGTGATCGGTCGCGACGGCCATATGTTCAGCGCCGCGTCGCTGTACCCCAACCTCGCCCTCGTGCACAACTGGCCGAAAGTCGCCGATTCAGATGATGTGCTGCCCTTCATCACGCTGCGACAGTGGCAGCCGATCGCCGAGGACGAGACCGAAATCCTGTCCTGGTTCGCCGTGGATGCGCAAGCGCCGGAGGAGTTCAAGGCGCTGTCCTACAAGGCCTATCTGATGTGCTTCGGCAGCACCGGCATGTTCGAGCAGGACGACGTCGAGAACTGGGTGTCGTTGACCAACACCGCCGCCGGTTCCATGGCGCGCCGGCTACTGCTCAACAGCAGGATGGGGCTGCTGGACGACGGCACCGAACTCACCGCGCCGTTATCCCGCGAGTGCTTTTCCGGCCCGGGCATCGCGCGCAAGGGTTACAGCGAGTTCAATCAGCGAGAGTTCTTGCGGCGTTGGGCTGATGACCTGGAGTCGGGGGGCCGGTCATGA
- a CDS encoding acyl-CoA dehydrogenase family protein → MKRGLFTDDHQAFRATVRGFYAEQVVPEYADWERAGAPPRHFWIAAGKLGLLGIQVPEEFGGGAQDSFLFNVILTEESQRAGIALGGLRMHTDIAMPYFLRVTNAEQKSRWLPRLVSGEAVSALAMSEPGAGSDLKAIATRAIRDGDHYIVNGSKTFISNGANADLIITAVKTDPGAGRAGMSLLVIEGDSPGLARGRKLEKLGLKSQDLAELIFENVAVPVENLLGEEGRGFAYLAENLAQERLSIAINSQAAAVKALYDTVDYTKDRKAFGTTVSGFQNTKFELAACATDIEAGQSLLDRALLAHEAGELSASDAAMVKLFCTELQGRVIDRCLQLHGGYGYMMEYPIARAYADARVSRIYAGSSEVMKVIIARSLGL, encoded by the coding sequence GTGAAACGCGGCTTGTTCACCGATGACCACCAGGCGTTCCGCGCCACGGTGCGCGGGTTCTACGCCGAGCAGGTGGTGCCCGAGTACGCCGACTGGGAGCGCGCCGGCGCGCCGCCGCGTCATTTCTGGATTGCCGCGGGCAAGCTTGGGCTGCTCGGGATTCAAGTCCCTGAGGAGTTCGGCGGGGGCGCACAGGACAGTTTCCTCTTCAATGTGATCCTCACCGAGGAATCCCAGCGTGCGGGAATCGCACTAGGCGGGCTGCGGATGCACACCGACATCGCGATGCCGTACTTCTTGCGGGTAACGAACGCCGAACAGAAGAGCCGCTGGCTGCCGCGACTGGTGTCCGGTGAAGCGGTGTCGGCACTGGCGATGTCCGAGCCGGGGGCCGGCTCCGACTTGAAGGCGATCGCCACGCGCGCGATTCGTGACGGCGACCACTACATCGTGAACGGGTCGAAGACCTTCATCTCCAACGGTGCAAACGCCGATCTCATCATCACTGCGGTCAAGACGGATCCCGGGGCCGGTCGAGCGGGTATGAGCCTGCTCGTCATCGAGGGCGACAGCCCCGGGCTGGCCCGGGGCCGCAAACTGGAAAAGCTCGGACTGAAATCCCAGGATCTCGCAGAGCTGATCTTCGAAAACGTCGCGGTGCCCGTCGAAAACCTGCTCGGCGAAGAAGGCCGTGGGTTCGCCTACCTGGCGGAGAACCTGGCCCAGGAGCGACTTTCGATCGCAATCAACAGCCAGGCCGCCGCAGTTAAGGCGCTCTACGACACGGTCGATTACACCAAGGACCGCAAGGCTTTTGGAACGACGGTTTCGGGATTTCAGAACACCAAATTCGAGCTCGCGGCCTGCGCGACCGACATCGAGGCGGGCCAGTCACTATTGGACCGCGCGCTGCTTGCCCACGAGGCAGGCGAGCTATCGGCCTCCGACGCGGCAATGGTCAAACTGTTCTGCACCGAGCTGCAGGGCCGCGTGATCGACCGCTGCCTACAGCTGCACGGCGGCTATGGCTACATGATGGAGTATCCGATCGCCCGTGCCTACGCCGATGCCCGCGTCTCGCGCATCTATGCCGGCTCCAGCGAGGTCATGAAGGTGATCATCGCCCGGTCACTGGGGCTCTAG
- a CDS encoding Lrp/AsnC family transcriptional regulator: MLSIDRLDVELLEMLARDARRGVVELASTLGISRNTVQSRLRRLEDGGLVTGYRPVVDLQQAGIATQAFIGLEVQQGRLSSIFDALAAIPQVLEVHITTGREDLLVRVATQTQAGLQELIEQIVVIPGVVHSTTTLALTTPLPYRAMPLLKYMTRNAGWGRSTPPQRS; encoded by the coding sequence CTGCTCAGCATCGACCGGCTCGACGTCGAACTGCTCGAGATGCTCGCGCGTGATGCGCGCAGGGGTGTTGTCGAGCTGGCGTCGACCCTCGGCATTTCGCGCAACACCGTGCAGTCACGTTTGAGACGGCTGGAGGACGGTGGCCTCGTGACCGGTTACCGGCCAGTGGTGGATCTGCAGCAAGCTGGAATCGCCACCCAGGCGTTCATCGGTCTCGAGGTCCAGCAGGGCCGGCTCTCGTCAATCTTCGACGCGCTCGCCGCGATACCTCAGGTGTTGGAGGTGCATATCACCACTGGGCGCGAAGATCTCCTGGTCCGCGTCGCCACGCAGACCCAGGCCGGCTTGCAGGAACTCATCGAACAAATCGTCGTGATCCCCGGGGTCGTCCACTCAACCACCACATTGGCACTTACAACGCCGTTGCCGTACCGAGCGATGCCCCTGCTCAAGTACATGACCCGGAATGCCGGTTGGGGGCGGTCGACACCGCCGCAGCGAAGTTGA
- a CDS encoding indolepyruvate ferredoxin oxidoreductase family protein, with product MTELQAAEPMAIADSLASRYRTSSGPVVLTGVQAIARQLVEQRERDRRAGRHVATFVSGYQGSPLAGLDQLLAGQHALRADHHVHLVPAVNEELAATSVWGSQLNLPSGTRYYDGVIGVWYGKGPGLDRASDALRHGALYGANPAGGTLVLVGDDPASKSSSVPVASERSMAALSMPIFFPRNAEEIVAFGMYGVALSRASGCWSAMKIVADVADGVWTLDRDFANFGIATPTIEWDGRPWTYRQRICAAPPDSLLAEADLYGPRWAMVEAFNTANEIDSIEIDPPQAWLGIVAVGTAYDAVREALANLGLGDIDLLRAGIRILRVGMPYPLGSDKLRRLADDVQQILVVEDKTAFVEMQVKDILYACSGAPVVFGKRGPDRRALIPSDGELTAARLLGPLRQVLKDRVALTISPPPALELTVLPTPRTPYFCSGCPHNRSTAVPEGSLAGGGIGCHTLVTMSSRADSQVTGLTQMGGEGAQWIGQAPFTDVEHIFQNVGDGTYFHSGQLAVQACVAAGVNITYKILYNSVVAMTGAQTVEAGVAVPELTHKLLAEGVTKIIVCAEEAERYAGATLPKKVLLWDRDRLDEAQRVLREIKGVTVLIYDQQCAAEARRKRKRGKLPAKRTRVLINEAVCEGCGDCGIKSNCLSVQPVDTELGRKTRIDQTTCNTDYTCLDGNCPSFVTVEVPESTAVKSALELPIPPEVPEPIHPPIVGDYNVFLAGIGGTGIVTVNQVLAVAALRAGLHANGLDQTGLSQKAGPVTSHLRLSTGAASGSNRVSPESADCILAFDLLTAVDARNIGYGNPNRTIAIASTSKTPTGDMIYNSAIEYPADETLLSRLDVRTRSLVSFDALAIAERLFGNTTTANFLLVGAAYQAGALPISAAAIEEAISINGVAVQANRLAFHWGRVAVAEPEFFQSATAPAAVSCNNSAALPRRLLAACSVTGTTRDVLEHRSADLIAYQGERLASRLITLTQNVWSQERAITDRTELSGAVVRNFFKLLAYKDEYEVARMLTDPAFLESVTTQIPGAKGLTYKLHPPILKALGRKKKISMGPRVHFALRLLAKGKLLRGHPFDPFAYTRIRRMERKLITHYESCLNELLATLTRDSYDRAIAIASAPDLIRGYEEVKMYNLRRYVARLRELEIDTSILSA from the coding sequence ATGACAGAACTGCAAGCGGCGGAGCCGATGGCGATCGCCGACAGCCTCGCGTCGCGTTACCGGACGTCTTCGGGACCGGTTGTGTTGACCGGCGTTCAGGCGATTGCTCGACAACTGGTCGAGCAGCGTGAACGTGACCGCCGCGCCGGCCGCCACGTCGCTACTTTCGTCTCCGGGTACCAGGGCAGCCCCCTGGCGGGCCTCGACCAGCTTCTGGCCGGTCAGCACGCGCTGCGTGCTGATCACCATGTGCATCTGGTGCCCGCAGTCAACGAAGAACTCGCGGCGACGTCAGTCTGGGGAAGTCAGCTCAATCTTCCGTCGGGGACCCGCTACTACGACGGCGTCATCGGCGTCTGGTATGGCAAGGGACCGGGGCTGGACCGCGCGAGCGATGCACTGCGCCACGGAGCATTGTATGGTGCCAACCCGGCGGGCGGCACGCTCGTCTTGGTGGGTGATGATCCCGCCTCGAAGTCGTCGAGCGTGCCCGTCGCGAGCGAAAGGTCAATGGCCGCATTGTCCATGCCGATTTTCTTTCCCCGCAATGCCGAGGAGATTGTCGCTTTCGGGATGTACGGCGTCGCGCTGTCTCGTGCCTCGGGCTGCTGGTCGGCGATGAAGATCGTCGCCGATGTCGCCGATGGCGTCTGGACACTGGACCGCGACTTCGCCAACTTCGGCATCGCGACCCCGACCATTGAATGGGACGGCCGCCCCTGGACATATCGTCAGCGCATCTGCGCCGCACCACCGGATAGTCTCCTGGCCGAGGCCGACCTCTACGGGCCGCGCTGGGCAATGGTGGAAGCGTTCAACACCGCCAACGAGATCGACAGCATCGAAATAGACCCTCCGCAAGCGTGGCTGGGCATTGTGGCGGTCGGCACCGCATACGACGCCGTCCGCGAGGCGCTTGCCAATCTCGGCTTGGGTGACATCGATCTTCTACGTGCCGGGATCCGGATTCTCCGCGTCGGAATGCCCTACCCGCTTGGTTCGGACAAGTTGCGCCGCCTGGCCGACGACGTACAACAGATCCTGGTGGTAGAAGACAAGACAGCTTTCGTTGAAATGCAAGTCAAAGACATCCTTTACGCGTGTAGCGGCGCACCAGTAGTTTTCGGTAAGCGCGGCCCAGATCGCCGTGCGCTGATACCGTCGGATGGCGAATTGACCGCCGCGCGCCTATTGGGCCCGCTGCGACAGGTCTTGAAGGACCGCGTGGCATTGACGATTTCTCCCCCACCCGCCCTCGAGCTCACCGTCTTGCCCACCCCGCGCACTCCGTATTTCTGCTCAGGCTGTCCGCACAACCGATCCACCGCGGTACCGGAAGGTTCCCTTGCCGGAGGCGGGATCGGATGTCACACGTTGGTCACGATGTCTTCGCGTGCCGATTCTCAGGTCACCGGGCTGACGCAGATGGGCGGCGAAGGCGCACAGTGGATCGGACAGGCGCCATTCACTGACGTCGAGCACATTTTCCAAAATGTGGGCGATGGAACGTATTTCCACTCCGGGCAACTCGCAGTGCAGGCTTGTGTGGCTGCTGGGGTCAATATCACGTACAAGATCCTCTACAACTCCGTCGTTGCGATGACCGGAGCCCAAACCGTTGAGGCAGGGGTGGCTGTTCCCGAGCTAACCCACAAACTGCTTGCCGAGGGGGTCACCAAAATCATCGTTTGCGCAGAAGAAGCGGAAAGGTATGCAGGCGCCACGTTGCCCAAGAAGGTGCTGCTATGGGATCGCGACCGCCTAGATGAGGCACAACGTGTTCTTCGCGAAATCAAAGGCGTCACCGTTCTGATCTACGACCAGCAGTGCGCGGCCGAGGCACGACGCAAACGCAAGCGTGGCAAGCTGCCAGCTAAACGCACCCGTGTGCTCATCAATGAGGCGGTTTGCGAAGGTTGCGGTGACTGCGGAATAAAGAGCAATTGCCTATCCGTGCAACCGGTCGACACTGAGCTGGGTCGCAAAACCCGCATCGACCAAACAACCTGCAATACCGACTACACGTGCCTCGACGGCAACTGCCCGTCATTTGTCACCGTAGAAGTCCCTGAGTCGACCGCGGTCAAATCGGCGCTGGAGCTACCGATTCCGCCAGAAGTCCCCGAACCCATACATCCACCGATCGTAGGTGATTACAACGTATTTCTGGCCGGCATCGGCGGTACCGGGATCGTGACCGTCAATCAGGTGCTCGCAGTGGCGGCATTGCGCGCGGGACTACACGCCAACGGGCTCGACCAGACAGGCCTGAGCCAAAAAGCCGGCCCGGTAACGTCCCATTTGCGCCTCAGCACCGGTGCGGCGTCGGGGTCAAATCGCGTCAGCCCGGAGTCGGCCGATTGCATCCTCGCGTTCGACCTGCTTACTGCTGTCGATGCCAGGAACATCGGATACGGCAACCCCAACCGCACAATCGCGATTGCCTCGACCAGCAAGACACCCACCGGTGACATGATTTACAACAGCGCAATCGAATATCCCGCCGACGAGACGTTGTTGTCACGATTGGATGTTCGGACCCGCTCTTTGGTTTCCTTCGATGCCCTGGCCATCGCTGAGCGCCTATTCGGCAACACCACCACCGCAAACTTTCTCTTAGTGGGGGCCGCGTACCAAGCCGGAGCACTCCCCATCAGCGCCGCCGCGATCGAAGAAGCGATCTCCATCAACGGAGTCGCGGTTCAAGCTAACCGCTTGGCATTCCACTGGGGGCGCGTGGCCGTCGCTGAGCCGGAGTTCTTCCAAAGCGCAACAGCCCCTGCAGCTGTCTCGTGCAACAACTCGGCCGCGTTACCCCGGCGACTACTCGCCGCCTGTTCTGTAACCGGTACAACACGAGACGTGCTGGAGCACCGCAGCGCAGACCTCATCGCATACCAGGGCGAGCGCTTGGCCAGTCGGCTAATCACTCTGACTCAAAACGTATGGTCGCAGGAGCGCGCGATCACCGACCGCACCGAACTCTCTGGAGCTGTCGTGCGCAACTTCTTCAAGCTGCTTGCCTACAAAGACGAATACGAAGTCGCGCGCATGCTCACTGACCCGGCATTCCTGGAATCGGTGACGACACAGATACCCGGGGCTAAAGGGCTGACCTACAAGCTGCACCCACCGATCTTAAAAGCCCTTGGCCGCAAGAAGAAGATCAGCATGGGACCCCGCGTGCACTTCGCGCTGCGGCTGCTCGCAAAGGGAAAGCTCCTACGCGGTCACCCTTTCGATCCCTTCGCGTATACGCGGATCCGGCGTATGGAGCGCAAGCTGATCACCCACTACGAGTCATGCCTAAATGAACTTCTGGCCACCCTCACTCGCGATAGCTACGACAGGGCTATAGCCATCGCCTCGGCCCCCGACCTGATCCGCGGGTACGAAGAGGTAAAGATGTATAACCTTCGCCGCTATGTAGCCCGGCTACGCGAACTTGAGATCGACACGTCGATACTGTCAGCCTGA